The Montipora foliosa isolate CH-2021 unplaced genomic scaffold, ASM3666993v2 scaffold_320, whole genome shotgun sequence genome includes a region encoding these proteins:
- the LOC137987234 gene encoding uncharacterized protein, producing MDRQDALGIRRKLLKSAINRRTKEHYRLVLQRDRLNNRISETLSSIDRYILHKSIDHNVTKGVKDFIKTHEKKLKNLTKNSVLPFKSDEVVTNLSSVSLNTDQLNVLKYGLTHSICPPSINKTDIFACFELISQRMLKNLKESKDTGKLATELSHLAHTYVSSYRPTASDLKKHRILKELRKNKNIVILRPDKGNGVVILDRQEYDKGLFKIINDTTKFRVLTSDPTLTREGKLQRYLRELRKKGHFDPEVYEAIYPSGSQPARIYGLPKMHKPRAPNSTPPFRPIVSSIGTYNYSLAKYLSNLLQPHIPSTFIASDSFTFVKEINELSLHGMFMVSFDVESLFTNIPLDDCINLAVKYITEGNPGLKLSKQHLKRLFEFATKETHFLFKGNFYDQVDGVAMGSPLAPVLANLFMGHHENIWLDQYGDSEVLSYRRYVDDTFCLFRSERDATLFFNYINNQHPNIRFTMEREADNVLPFLDVLINNTDPHQSVTTVYRKKTFTDYK from the exons ATGGACAGGCAAGACGCTCTTGGAATCAGAAGAAAGCTGCTGAAAAGCGCTATAAACAGACGCACCAAGGAACATTACAGGTTAGTCCTCCAAAGGGACAGACTTAATAATCGCATTTCTGAAACACTAAGCAGTATTGACCGTTATATTCTTCACAAGTCTATTGACCACAACGTGACGAAAGGGGTGAAGGACTTCATCAAAACCCAcgaaaagaaacttaaaaaCCTCACGAAAAACTCGGTCCTTCCTTTCAAGTCAGACGAAGTTGTCACCAATCTTTCATCGGTTTCTCTCAACACTGATCAGTTGAATGTTCTAAAATATGGACTTACCCACTCGATATGCCCACCTTCGATCAACAAAACGGACATCTTCGCATGCTTTGAATTGATTAGTCAGAGGATGTTAAAGAATCTCAAGGAGAGCAAGGACACGGGTAAACTGGCTACCGAACTGTCACATTTGGCTCACACGTACGTGTCATCATATCGACCCACGGCCTCGGATTTGAAAAAGCACAGGATTCTGAAAGAACTAAGAAAGAACAAGAACATTGTAATATTGCGGCCAGATAAGGGTAATGGGGTAGTAATTTTAGATAGACAAGAATATGACAAGGGTTTATTTAAAATCATTAACGACACTACTAAATTCAGGGTCCTTACATCCGACCCTACCCTTACCCGGGAAGGGAAACTCCAGCGCTATCTTAGAGAACTTAGGAAAAAAGGTCACTTTGATCCTGAAGTTTATGAGGCCATTTATCCAAGTGGATCCCAGCCTGCTAGGATCTATGGTCTCCCTAAGATGCACAAACCACGAGCGCCAAATTCCACCCCACCATTTCGGCCCATAGTTTCCTCCATAGGCACCTACAACTACAGCTTGGCCAAATACTTAAGTAATCTACTCCAACCTCATATTCCATCCACATTCATTGCTTCAGATTCCTTCACTTTTGTGAAGGAAATCAATGAGCTGTCTTTGCATGGGATGTTCATGGTGTCCTTCGATGTTGAAAGCCTCTTCACCAACATCCCTCTAGATGATTGTATTAACCTTGCCGTCAAGTATATAACTGAGGGTAACCCAGGTTTGAAACTTAGTAAACAACATCTTAAAAGGTTGTTTGAGTTTGCTACCAAGGAAACTCACTTCCTGTTCAAGGGTAACTTCTATGACCAGGTGGATGGTGTAGCCATGGGGTCCCCCCTTGCCCCTGTTCTAgccaatctctttatgggtcaccatgagaatATATGGTTGGATCAATACGGGGATTCAGAGGTCTTATCCTATCGTCGCTACGTAGATGatacattttgccttttccGCTCTGAACGGGATGCAACCCTTTTCTTCAATTACATCAACAATCAACACCCCAATATACGCTTTACAATGGAACGGGAGGCTGACAATGTTCTACCTTTCCTAGATGTTCTAATCAATAACACTGACCCGCACCAAAGTGTAACCACTGTTTAccggaaaaaaactttcacag ATTACAAATAA
- the LOC137987233 gene encoding uncharacterized protein: protein MCGKAAETQAHVLAGCGALAQSKYMTRHNEALKVIFYELSKDLDLMTSVPPWYSQNTPKPLYENEKGKALWDVPLYDEYAKVRNDRIDCTVIEKKKKKKVVLLEMSCPWVSNREIKCAEKTSKYARLRYELRRRYPVYKIEQHNIIIDALGGSSRSVKESLRQLVGSGRCNSVLRNMQKAVVSTSLNIARTLKVLSD, encoded by the coding sequence ATGTGTGGTAAGGCCGCTGAAACGCAAGCGCACGTGCTAGCTGGGTGTGGTGCGTTAGCTCAGTCGAAATACATGACGCGACACAACGAAGCACTCAAGGTGATTTTCTACGAGCTCTCGAAAGACCTAGACCTAATGACATCTGTACCACCGTGGTATTCTCAGAATACGCCGAAGCCACTCTACGAGAACGAGAAAGGAAAGGCACTCTGGGACGTACCATTGTATGACGAATACGCAAAGGTGAGAAACGACAGGATAGACTGTACTGTTatagagaagaagaagaagaagaaagtggTGCTACTCGAAATGAGCTGTCCATGGGTTAGTAATAGAGAGATCAAGTGTGCAGAGAAGACGAGTAAGTACGCTCGGCTGCGGTACGAACTAAGAAGGAGATACCCGGTGTACAAGATTGAGCAGCATAATATCATAATAGACGCGCTAGGAGGGAGCTCGCGAAGTGTCAAGGAAAGCTTACGCCAATTGGTTGGAAGTGGCCGATGTAATTCAGTGCTCAGGAACATGCAGAAAGCTGTGGTCTCCACCTCCCTTAACATTGCCAGGACCCTCAAGGTCCTGTCGGACTAA